From Caldicellulosiruptor hydrothermalis 108, a single genomic window includes:
- the nth gene encoding endonuclease III, whose amino-acid sequence MTKKEKASYVIKELLKIYPQPKCTLNYNKPYELLIATILAAQSTDERVNKITAELFKKYPTLKSFAEADLEELEKDIKPVGFYKNKAKSIKETSRILIDKYNGTLPTTIEELVKLKGVGRKTANVIMANIYGIPSIIVDTHCKRLSNRLGLVNSKDATKIEFELKNIVEPQMYTIFSNLMVYHGRAVCKAIKPKCEVCTIKDVCEYFKARK is encoded by the coding sequence ATTACTAAAAAAGAAAAAGCAAGTTATGTGATAAAAGAACTTTTAAAAATTTATCCACAACCAAAGTGTACTTTAAATTATAATAAACCATATGAGCTTTTAATTGCAACCATTTTGGCAGCACAAAGTACAGACGAGCGTGTAAATAAGATTACCGCTGAGCTTTTCAAAAAGTATCCTACACTTAAGAGCTTTGCAGAAGCAGATTTAGAAGAGCTTGAGAAAGACATAAAGCCTGTTGGGTTTTATAAAAACAAAGCGAAAAGTATTAAAGAAACCTCAAGGATTTTAATTGATAAATATAACGGTACATTACCAACTACTATAGAAGAGCTTGTAAAACTCAAGGGAGTTGGAAGAAAAACAGCAAATGTAATAATGGCAAATATTTATGGAATACCTTCCATAATAGTTGATACTCACTGCAAAAGACTTTCAAATAGACTTGGGCTTGTAAATAGCAAAGATGCTACAAAGATAGAGTTTGAGCTAAAGAATATTGTCGAGCCTCAGATGTACACTATATTTAGTAATTTGATGGTTTACCATGGGAGAGCAGTTTGCAAGGCAATAAAACCGAAATGTGAAGTGTGTACTATAAAAGATGTTTGTGAGTATTTCAAGGCCCGAAAATAG
- the pdaB gene encoding polysaccharide deacetylase family sporulation protein PdaB, whose protein sequence is MIRVFNISKIIKLVLITILVLLTINTIFIYSKLTVEVINQKKLLPIYCVDRDDKKIALTFDAAWGNDDTKELLSILKKFNAKATFFLVGFWVEKYPEDVKDIFSQGHEIGSHSDKHLHMSRLSESEIIRDIKSCEEKIMKIIHKKPVVFRPPYGDYNNTLIKTLSSLGYYVIQWDVDSLDWKDLSAQEIAQRVLKRVKSGSIVLFHNNAKNTKYALPIILSTLSKQGYQFVTVSQLIYKDGYYIDHQGVQRKIVR, encoded by the coding sequence ATGATAAGAGTTTTTAACATTTCCAAGATTATAAAGCTGGTCTTAATCACAATTCTTGTTTTGCTCACAATAAACACTATTTTTATCTATTCAAAGCTAACTGTAGAGGTTATAAATCAAAAAAAGCTTCTACCAATCTACTGTGTTGACAGAGATGACAAGAAAATAGCTTTAACATTCGATGCTGCATGGGGAAACGACGATACAAAAGAACTGCTTAGTATACTCAAAAAATTCAATGCAAAAGCTACTTTTTTCCTTGTAGGCTTTTGGGTAGAGAAATATCCTGAAGATGTAAAAGATATCTTCAGTCAGGGGCATGAAATAGGAAGCCATTCTGACAAACATCTTCACATGTCAAGATTATCTGAATCTGAGATAATTAGAGATATTAAAAGCTGTGAAGAAAAAATTATGAAGATTATTCACAAAAAACCAGTGGTTTTTAGACCTCCATATGGAGATTACAATAATACTTTAATAAAAACTCTTTCTTCCTTGGGATATTACGTTATCCAGTGGGATGTTGATTCACTTGATTGGAAGGATTTATCTGCACAAGAGATTGCACAGAGAGTATTGAAGAGAGTAAAAAGTGGCTCTATCGTATTGTTTCATAATAATGCCAAAAATACTAAGTATGCTCTGCCAATTATACTCAGTACTCTTTCCAAACAGGGATATCAATTTGTAACAGTATCGCAGCTAATATACAAAGATGGTTATTATATTGACCATCAAGGTGTTCAGAGGAAAATAGTAAGGTGA
- a CDS encoding acyl-CoA dehydratase activase gives MREDFFLGIDIGSVSTNVVLIDKNGEVIESMYLRTQGKPIEILQKALGTLYEKYGDSLRIKGVGTTGSGRHLASLVVGADIVKNEITAHAKAAIFFVPDVRTIIEIGGQDSKIILIKDRIVIDFAMNTICAAGTGSFLDRQAERLNIPIEKFGEIAIKSQNPVRIAGRCAVFAESDMIHKQQLGHPCEDILFGLCLALARNYLANLAKGKRLESPILFQGGVAANIAMKKAFEQLLGIQIIVPKYYNVMGAIGIALLAKERTKGLITKFRGFENIHRCKFETKGFECRDCSNYCEVVGFYSNGNLVARWGDKCQKYSSNRNYHIENSKNL, from the coding sequence TTGAGAGAGGACTTCTTTCTTGGGATTGATATTGGTTCTGTTAGTACTAATGTAGTCTTGATTGATAAAAATGGTGAGGTAATTGAAAGCATGTATCTCAGAACCCAAGGAAAGCCTATTGAAATTTTACAAAAGGCTCTTGGCACATTGTACGAAAAGTATGGAGATAGCTTGAGGATAAAAGGAGTTGGAACTACAGGGTCAGGAAGACATTTAGCATCGCTGGTGGTAGGAGCAGACATTGTAAAAAATGAGATAACTGCTCATGCAAAGGCCGCAATCTTTTTTGTACCTGATGTAAGAACTATAATTGAAATAGGTGGACAAGATTCGAAAATAATCTTAATAAAAGATAGAATTGTTATTGATTTTGCTATGAATACAATCTGTGCTGCGGGAACAGGTTCTTTTTTGGATAGGCAAGCAGAAAGACTCAATATTCCGATTGAAAAATTCGGTGAAATAGCAATAAAATCACAAAATCCTGTAAGAATAGCTGGCAGGTGTGCTGTATTTGCTGAGTCAGATATGATTCACAAACAGCAGCTTGGACATCCTTGTGAAGATATTCTTTTTGGGCTGTGTTTAGCTCTGGCAAGAAACTATCTTGCTAATTTGGCAAAGGGAAAAAGGTTGGAAAGTCCAATACTATTTCAAGGCGGTGTTGCGGCAAATATAGCAATGAAAAAGGCATTCGAACAGCTTCTTGGAATTCAAATTATAGTTCCAAAATACTACAATGTTATGGGGGCAATAGGTATTGCACTACTGGCAAAAGAGAGGACAAAAGGTCTTATCACCAAATTCAGAGGTTTTGAAAACATCCACAGGTGCAAGTTTGAGACAAAAGGATTTGAGTGCCGTGACTGCTCAAACTATTGCGAGGTTGTTGGTTTTTATAGCAATGGTAATTTAGTGGCAAGGTGGGGTGATAAATGCCAGAAATACTCATCTAACAGGAATTATCATATTGAAAACTCTAAAAATCTGTGA
- the pgsA gene encoding CDP-diacylglycerol--glycerol-3-phosphate 3-phosphatidyltransferase: MLNLPNILTILRFILVPVFAAIFLSHLKYNYLIGLSIFLLSGLTDVLDGFIARRYNMVTQFGKLFDPLADKLMILTVLWCLVLKEYIPSWVFYIVLAKEIFMIVGSALLYGKIKIVVSANIYGKLSTFLFYIAIVSLILRWQISFLTLILALIFAIFALVMYVSKYVNEYKRLKSTSRE, from the coding sequence TTGTTGAATCTTCCAAATATTCTCACAATTTTAAGATTTATATTGGTACCAGTATTTGCTGCAATATTTCTTTCTCATCTGAAGTACAATTATCTGATAGGGCTAAGTATATTTTTATTATCAGGACTCACTGATGTTTTGGATGGTTTTATTGCACGAAGATACAATATGGTTACACAATTTGGAAAGCTATTTGACCCGCTTGCAGACAAGTTGATGATACTTACCGTCTTGTGGTGCCTTGTTTTGAAAGAATATATACCTTCATGGGTTTTTTATATTGTCCTTGCAAAAGAGATTTTTATGATAGTAGGTTCAGCTCTCTTATATGGGAAGATAAAAATAGTGGTTTCTGCTAATATCTATGGCAAGCTTTCTACTTTTTTGTTTTACATAGCCATTGTCTCGTTAATTTTGAGATGGCAGATATCCTTTCTTACACTCATATTGGCTCTAATTTTTGCTATTTTTGCACTTGTGATGTATGTATCAAAATATGTAAATGAATATAAAAGACTCAAAAGCACCTCCCGTGAATAA
- a CDS encoding tRNA threonylcarbamoyladenosine dehydratase translates to MIGPADIFQRTMMLIGEDKIEKLSKAKIAVCGLGGVGSFAFEALVRCGIGNFVIVDKDRVVPSNLNRQLIATIPNIGRYKVDAARERAIEINPFVKIEIISEKITSENVYEIFGKGSIDYIVDAIDDIRAKVALIKFASKENIKIISCMGMGNRLNPLLIKVSDIYSTRYCPLAKKLRSILRKENIKSLKVVYSEEKPSKPDYRYLKEETEKKHVPASISFVPPVAGFIMAYEVIKDLVFCD, encoded by the coding sequence TTGATAGGTCCAGCGGATATTTTCCAAAGAACTATGATGTTGATTGGAGAAGATAAGATTGAAAAACTGTCAAAGGCAAAAATAGCAGTGTGTGGACTTGGTGGAGTTGGAAGTTTTGCATTTGAAGCTCTTGTTCGCTGTGGAATTGGAAATTTTGTTATTGTTGACAAAGACAGAGTAGTTCCCTCTAATTTGAACCGTCAGCTTATAGCCACCATTCCAAATATAGGAAGGTATAAGGTGGATGCTGCTCGTGAAAGAGCAATTGAAATAAACCCTTTTGTAAAAATAGAAATAATTTCCGAGAAAATTACATCCGAAAATGTCTATGAGATTTTTGGAAAAGGGAGTATAGATTATATAGTAGATGCAATAGATGATATTAGGGCAAAAGTTGCGCTGATCAAGTTTGCTTCAAAAGAGAACATAAAAATAATAAGTTGTATGGGTATGGGCAATAGACTAAATCCTTTGCTTATAAAAGTTTCTGATATATATTCTACACGTTATTGTCCGCTTGCTAAAAAACTTAGAAGTATTCTGAGAAAAGAAAATATTAAGAGTTTAAAGGTTGTGTACTCTGAGGAAAAACCGTCAAAACCCGACTATAGATATTTAAAAGAAGAGACAGAAAAAAAGCATGTTCCAGCAAGTATTTCGTTTGTTCCACCTGTTGCAGGATTTATCATGGCTTATGAGGTGATAAAGGATTTGGTTTTCTGTGATTAA
- a CDS encoding AIR synthase family protein: protein MDIGKVPVEILQKHVFSNLRTNKNILLLPNIGEDCAAVDIEGEIAVLTTDPITAGDNMSGFLSVVVACNDLAAAGAEPLGVLTTVLLPPGSSEDEFAKILTQIRDACNKLNIHLLGGHSEVTTAVTRPLIVSTGFGKVKKELLIPTGGAKPGDKIVITKTIGLEGTFILYNKYKEKLKDILNSHEEKEIESFVEKLSVVKEGMIAREYASSMHDITEGGLFGAIYEVCRASSKGAVIYEDMINLSSAVEKVCAFFNLNPYKLISSGSMLITTSKADELATKLLESGIECCIVGEIVEKPSIEFVSKSGEKTYINDLPIDEIYKVV from the coding sequence TTGGATATAGGAAAGGTACCCGTAGAGATACTGCAGAAGCATGTCTTTAGCAACTTAAGGACCAACAAAAACATCTTGTTGCTTCCTAATATTGGAGAAGATTGTGCTGCTGTGGATATCGAAGGAGAAATAGCTGTTCTTACCACGGACCCAATTACAGCAGGCGACAATATGAGTGGTTTTTTGTCGGTGGTTGTTGCCTGTAACGATTTGGCGGCAGCTGGAGCAGAACCACTTGGGGTACTTACTACTGTGCTTCTTCCTCCCGGAAGTAGTGAGGATGAATTTGCGAAGATATTAACTCAAATAAGAGATGCTTGCAATAAATTAAACATCCATCTCTTAGGCGGACATAGCGAAGTGACAACTGCAGTTACAAGACCATTGATTGTTTCAACTGGTTTTGGAAAGGTAAAAAAAGAGCTTCTTATCCCTACAGGGGGAGCAAAGCCGGGTGATAAAATTGTTATCACAAAAACAATAGGTTTAGAAGGTACTTTTATTTTATATAACAAGTATAAAGAAAAACTGAAGGATATATTAAATAGCCACGAAGAAAAAGAAATAGAAAGCTTTGTAGAAAAATTAAGTGTTGTAAAGGAAGGGATGATAGCAAGAGAATATGCCTCCAGTATGCATGATATTACAGAAGGCGGACTTTTTGGAGCTATATATGAGGTGTGCAGAGCATCAAGTAAAGGTGCAGTAATATATGAAGATATGATAAATCTCAGTAGTGCAGTTGAGAAAGTGTGCGCTTTTTTTAATTTAAATCCATATAAGCTTATCTCAAGTGGAAGTATGTTAATTACAACAAGTAAGGCAGATGAACTTGCAACAAAGCTTTTAGAAAGTGGCATTGAATGCTGCATAGTTGGAGAAATTGTGGAAAAACCAAGTATAGAATTTGTTTCTAAAAGCGGAGAAAAAACTTATATAAATGATTTACCAATAGATGAAATATATAAAGTTGTGTAG
- a CDS encoding acyl-CoA dehydratase activase-related protein, which yields MKVGVPNSFCYAGMENFFIRVIPEVLEDSQIIFSGKTTKEMVEYGLKNGCDELCIPAKIFIGHVEYLIRKKNVDVLFLPRLVSVLPGTYSCPKIIGIPDIIKANYCEAKLLVPEINLRKKRKIMSEKSMKNEQLFDFPMAKIAKTKNIMVLAHSYVIFDEFLNKGILETIKNAGYNPIYPAYYRFNSFYISSNLPKEFFWSSARDIYNYFEWAVNNTQIDGVVYLMTFGCGIDSVLQELIMRKCNKVGLPYLCITVDEHCADVGIQTRIEAYLDMIEWRRKSDEKNNISTYG from the coding sequence GTGAAGGTAGGAGTTCCAAATAGTTTTTGCTATGCTGGAATGGAAAATTTTTTTATAAGAGTTATACCAGAAGTCTTAGAAGATTCCCAAATAATCTTTTCAGGGAAGACAACAAAGGAAATGGTAGAATATGGGCTTAAAAATGGCTGTGATGAACTTTGTATCCCTGCCAAAATTTTTATTGGACATGTAGAATATCTTATAAGAAAAAAGAATGTAGATGTGTTGTTTTTGCCGCGCCTTGTATCTGTATTACCAGGCACCTATTCATGCCCCAAGATTATTGGTATTCCAGATATCATAAAAGCTAATTATTGTGAAGCTAAGCTGCTGGTACCTGAGATAAATTTAAGAAAAAAGAGAAAAATAATGTCAGAAAAAAGTATGAAAAATGAACAGCTTTTTGATTTTCCTATGGCCAAGATAGCTAAAACTAAAAATATAATGGTATTGGCCCATAGCTATGTAATCTTTGATGAATTTCTAAACAAAGGTATATTGGAAACTATAAAAAACGCAGGCTACAATCCTATTTATCCCGCATACTATCGTTTTAATTCTTTTTATATTTCCTCTAATTTGCCAAAAGAATTCTTCTGGTCCTCTGCAAGGGATATCTACAATTATTTTGAATGGGCAGTAAATAATACACAAATTGACGGCGTAGTGTACCTTATGACATTTGGATGTGGGATTGACTCTGTTTTGCAGGAACTGATTATGAGAAAATGCAATAAAGTGGGACTGCCTTATCTTTGTATAACTGTGGATGAACACTGTGCTGATGTGGGGATACAAACAAGAATAGAAGCGTATTTAGATATGATTGAATGGAGGAGAAAAAGTGATGAGAAAAATAACATTTCCACATATGGGTAA
- a CDS encoding single-stranded DNA-binding protein, which produces MSKNPLENNRVYLCGKVVTPLNFSHESFGERFFTFKLEVPRLSQQKDILIVTVSDRLLINVNLEEGSSVEVIGQFRSYNNPSNVGNRLILTVFARDIKNVESIDPSKNINEIFLNGYVCKKPQYRTTPLGREITDILLAVNRLYGKSDYIPCIAWGRNARFASTFQIGDNIKIWGRVQSRDYQKKLEDGRIETRTAYEVSIFKLEKVEKSENVS; this is translated from the coding sequence ATGTCTAAAAATCCTTTAGAAAACAATAGAGTTTACTTATGTGGAAAGGTTGTTACTCCACTTAATTTTAGTCATGAAAGTTTTGGCGAAAGATTTTTTACATTTAAACTTGAAGTTCCTCGACTTTCTCAACAAAAGGATATCTTAATTGTAACAGTTTCTGATAGACTTTTAATCAATGTAAATCTTGAAGAGGGAAGCTCGGTAGAGGTAATAGGACAGTTTAGGTCATACAACAATCCTTCAAATGTAGGAAACAGACTCATCTTAACAGTATTTGCAAGGGACATTAAAAATGTTGAGAGCATAGACCCTTCAAAGAATATCAATGAGATATTCTTAAATGGATATGTGTGCAAAAAACCTCAGTACCGTACCACGCCTTTAGGAAGGGAAATAACAGATATTTTGCTTGCTGTAAATAGACTTTATGGAAAGTCAGATTATATTCCCTGTATTGCTTGGGGGAGAAATGCCCGTTTTGCAAGCACATTTCAAATAGGTGATAACATAAAAATATGGGGAAGAGTACAAAGTAGAGATTATCAAAAGAAATTAGAAGATGGTAGAATAGAAACCAGAACTGCTTACGAAGTCTCTATATTTAAGCTTGAAAAAGTAGAAAAGAGTGAGAATGTAAGCTAA
- a CDS encoding DivIVA domain-containing protein, with translation MNTYKFARTFRGFKPSSVIEYLNNLEMTYEKEIKEKQEKIEELQKENEELKNTLKKLEEELSKLNEQKIKIAELLIIAQEKAESIVSKAIEEGENKKRALLAEIEEHEKLLQNLKDEIKRIKGELQSFISKFDEKAIGSSQPELQEESSIM, from the coding sequence ATGAATACATACAAATTTGCAAGGACTTTTAGGGGTTTTAAACCAAGTTCTGTGATAGAGTACTTAAACAATTTGGAGATGACCTATGAAAAAGAAATAAAAGAGAAACAGGAAAAGATTGAAGAACTTCAGAAAGAAAATGAGGAGTTAAAGAATACTTTGAAAAAGCTTGAGGAAGAGCTTTCAAAGTTGAACGAGCAGAAAATAAAAATTGCTGAGCTTCTCATAATTGCTCAGGAAAAGGCAGAGAGCATCGTATCAAAAGCAATTGAAGAGGGGGAAAACAAAAAAAGAGCTCTTCTTGCTGAAATCGAGGAGCATGAAAAACTTCTGCAAAATTTAAAAGACGAAATAAAGCGAATAAAAGGAGAACTTCAATCTTTCATTTCTAAATTTGATGAGAAAGCTATAGGTAGCTCTCAACCTGAACTTCAAGAAGAGAGTAGCATTATGTAA
- a CDS encoding phage holin family protein: MSEKTEKRYASWLGIIVRFVVASFMMLLMQLIYPNFVFSNWMIGIALIVAISVITYIIERITTLYRTPIGRGIIAFLVTFAILYFGNMSVPGIKVPIIANLITSFVVGMFDIFLPDRVF, from the coding sequence ATGAGTGAAAAAACTGAAAAAAGGTATGCAAGCTGGCTAGGTATAATTGTGAGATTTGTTGTTGCTTCTTTTATGATGCTTTTGATGCAGCTCATCTACCCCAACTTTGTATTCAGCAATTGGATGATAGGAATAGCTTTAATTGTAGCAATATCTGTGATAACATATATAATTGAGAGAATAACAACACTTTATAGAACCCCTATAGGAAGAGGAATAATTGCTTTTTTAGTAACTTTTGCTATTTTGTATTTTGGTAATATGTCAGTACCAGGTATTAAAGTACCCATTATAGCTAACTTAATTACCTCTTTTGTTGTAGGGATGTTTGATATATTTTTGCCAGATAGAGTATTTTAG
- a CDS encoding sensor histidine kinase gives MKSIYFKFVVTYTIIIAVGFLIFGTVLNNLTENYFVSQKQTQLVREAEKIATGLALWYITGFLEQDRLRFEIRFLRDYLNASILLINKNANVILNSDEQVYIDDLNLRKIRDKVFEGEIAVKKLLIGDMIKREYLVIGYPVVINNHVVSGLLLITSTDEIRQTLKMYNRIIWLITLFEVLVVLIITYALTQRIITPIKKLAQASRKIAEGDFSQKIPIPNNSDDEISELISSFNYMTEKLENLEMMRKSFISNVSHELRSPLTSIRGFVEGILDKTIPDDKRDFYLTLVKEEVIKLNNLINQLLELSRLEWGKINLNLSEFKIYSVIAEELIKFEKRIEEKEIDVTLQVDEELVVKADRDLISRVVHNLLDNAIKYNKVGGKIYIYSEVVNGKAYITIQDTGVGIPEKLQKLIWERFYKVDESRSLENGVGLGLSIVKEIIKLHKQNIWVESEEGVGSKFTFTLDLK, from the coding sequence TTGAAATCTATATATTTTAAATTTGTGGTGACATATACAATCATAATTGCAGTTGGATTTTTAATTTTTGGGACAGTGCTCAATAACCTGACAGAAAACTATTTTGTCTCCCAAAAACAGACTCAGCTTGTTCGTGAAGCTGAGAAAATTGCAACTGGACTTGCGCTTTGGTATATAACAGGGTTTTTGGAACAGGATAGACTTAGGTTTGAGATTAGATTTTTGCGGGATTATCTGAATGCTTCAATCCTGCTGATAAATAAAAATGCAAATGTAATATTAAACTCGGATGAACAGGTATATATAGATGATTTAAATCTGAGAAAGATAAGAGACAAGGTCTTTGAAGGCGAGATTGCTGTAAAAAAGCTTCTTATAGGGGATATGATAAAAAGAGAATATCTTGTGATAGGGTATCCGGTAGTGATAAATAACCATGTTGTGTCAGGACTTCTTCTTATCACTTCAACAGATGAGATAAGGCAGACATTAAAGATGTATAACAGAATAATTTGGCTGATTACATTGTTTGAGGTTTTAGTTGTTTTGATAATAACATATGCACTGACTCAAAGGATTATCACTCCCATTAAAAAGCTTGCACAGGCTTCAAGAAAGATAGCTGAAGGTGATTTTTCGCAAAAAATTCCTATTCCAAACAATAGTGATGACGAGATTAGTGAACTCATCTCATCTTTTAATTATATGACCGAAAAATTAGAAAATTTAGAGATGATGCGAAAAAGTTTTATTTCTAATGTGTCACATGAGCTCAGGTCTCCTCTTACCTCTATAAGAGGGTTTGTGGAAGGTATATTGGATAAGACCATTCCAGATGACAAAAGAGATTTTTATCTGACCCTTGTAAAAGAGGAAGTTATAAAGCTTAACAACTTGATTAATCAACTTTTAGAATTGTCAAGACTTGAGTGGGGGAAAATAAATCTTAATTTGAGCGAATTTAAGATTTATTCTGTGATTGCGGAGGAGCTAATTAAGTTTGAAAAGCGAATAGAAGAAAAAGAAATAGATGTAACTCTGCAAGTGGACGAAGAACTTGTTGTCAAGGCAGATAGGGATTTGATAAGTAGGGTTGTTCACAATCTTCTTGACAATGCTATAAAGTATAACAAGGTTGGCGGGAAGATTTATATATATTCTGAAGTAGTAAATGGTAAAGCCTATATAACAATACAGGATACAGGCGTGGGTATTCCTGAAAAGCTACAAAAGCTTATCTGGGAAAGGTTTTATAAAGTTGATGAGTCAAGAAGCCTTGAAAATGGAGTTGGGTTAGGGCTTTCAATTGTAAAAGAGATTATAAAGCTTCATAAACAGAACATCTGGGTTGAAAGCGAGGAAGGTGTTGGATCCAAGTTTACATTTACGCTGGATTTAAAATAA
- a CDS encoding response regulator transcription factor, producing the protein MKILVIDDDVKICEVIKLYLEKEGFEVVVAHNGIDGIAMFKNEMPDLVILDIMLPKKDGYEVCRELRKISNIPIIMLTAKGETFDKVLGLELGADDYIVKPFDPKELIARIKAVLRRTQGEVNDEKVVVYPNLTVNLTTYEVKLEDKVIDMPPKEIELLYFLASHPNKVFTREQLLDHIWGYNFVGDTRTVDVHIKRIREKIEKDKYPWKIKTVWGVGYKFEI; encoded by the coding sequence ATGAAAATCCTTGTCATTGATGATGATGTAAAGATATGTGAGGTAATAAAACTCTACTTAGAAAAAGAAGGGTTTGAAGTAGTAGTTGCTCACAATGGTATAGATGGAATTGCTATGTTCAAAAATGAAATGCCCGACCTTGTAATACTGGACATTATGCTGCCCAAAAAGGATGGATATGAAGTCTGTAGAGAACTTAGAAAGATTAGTAACATTCCAATTATAATGCTCACTGCAAAGGGAGAGACATTTGATAAGGTACTTGGATTAGAGTTGGGAGCAGATGACTACATTGTAAAACCGTTTGATCCAAAAGAACTAATTGCACGAATAAAAGCGGTGCTGAGAAGAACACAGGGTGAAGTCAATGATGAAAAGGTTGTTGTATATCCAAATCTGACAGTAAATCTCACTACATATGAGGTGAAACTTGAAGATAAAGTAATAGATATGCCGCCGAAAGAGATAGAGCTTTTGTATTTCTTAGCATCACATCCCAACAAAGTGTTCACAAGAGAGCAGCTTCTTGACCATATATGGGGTTACAACTTTGTTGGAGACACTCGTACAGTTGATGTACACATCAAAAGAATAAGAGAAAAGATTGAAAAAGACAAATATCCTTGGAAGATAAAGACTGTATGGGGTGTGGGTTATAAGTTTGAAATTTAG
- a CDS encoding S1C family serine protease, producing MTDKFDFETPNYQPSYSPINFEIPKTIRKKKSAKEYIVAGLVGGLIGAILMSIFFMAYFGVNFNNFKNDINSTLNSFNLNNSTATEPITKTVVLNSGNSSFVTDVAQKVGPAVVGIKNKGTAYNWWTDEEQEITIGEGSGVIISKDGYVVTNNHVVSGAKSVTVILSGEKEVPATIVGTDALSDIALLKIDPKYVKAVAPLGDSSKVKVGEFVVAIGNPLGQEFAGTVTFGVVSAVNRKLDMGNGIQIPLIQTDAAINPGNSGGALVNSSGEVIGINTAKISQTGVEGMGFAIPINYVKPIINDLMKYKKVLRPTIGISVMEYYDRSGNIMGMYISRVYPGTGAAKAGLKEGDIILQIDGKKVTTFSDIQSILSNHKIGNVITIRVLRDGQTKDFKVTLGTPVDTTTND from the coding sequence ATGACAGATAAATTTGATTTCGAAACTCCAAACTATCAACCATCTTACAGTCCCATTAATTTTGAGATTCCCAAAACAATAAGAAAGAAAAAGTCAGCAAAAGAGTATATAGTTGCAGGGCTTGTAGGTGGTTTAATTGGTGCCATTTTAATGTCAATATTTTTCATGGCATATTTTGGTGTTAACTTTAATAACTTTAAAAATGATATTAACTCTACGTTGAACAGTTTCAACTTGAATAATTCCACTGCCACAGAACCTATTACAAAAACAGTTGTACTCAATTCTGGTAACAGTTCATTTGTGACAGATGTGGCACAAAAGGTTGGTCCAGCTGTTGTGGGAATTAAAAACAAAGGAACAGCTTATAACTGGTGGACAGATGAAGAACAGGAAATCACAATAGGTGAGGGCTCTGGGGTTATAATTAGTAAAGATGGTTATGTTGTGACAAACAACCACGTAGTATCAGGTGCTAAATCTGTCACGGTGATTTTATCAGGTGAAAAGGAAGTGCCGGCTACAATTGTTGGGACTGATGCTTTGAGTGACATAGCGCTTTTGAAAATTGACCCGAAATATGTAAAGGCTGTTGCTCCACTTGGAGACTCATCAAAAGTAAAAGTTGGGGAGTTTGTGGTTGCAATAGGAAATCCTCTGGGGCAAGAGTTTGCTGGGACAGTTACATTTGGTGTTGTGAGCGCGGTCAATAGAAAGCTTGATATGGGAAATGGTATTCAGATTCCACTGATTCAAACTGATGCTGCGATAAACCCAGGTAACAGTGGAGGAGCACTTGTAAATAGCAGTGGTGAGGTTATTGGCATCAACACAGCAAAGATTTCTCAAACAGGTGTTGAAGGAATGGGTTTTGCTATACCAATAAACTATGTAAAACCGATTATAAACGATTTGATGAAGTATAAAAAAGTTTTAAGACCAACTATAGGTATATCTGTTATGGAGTACTACGACAGATCTGGTAATATTATGGGGATGTATATTTCAAGGGTTTATCCAGGTACAGGTGCAGCAAAAGCTGGTTTAAAAGAAGGAGATATAATTTTGCAGATAGATGGTAAGAAAGTTACTACATTTTCAGATATTCAGTCAATACTTTCAAATCATAAGATTGGTAACGTAATAACCATAAGAGTTCTGCGGGATGGCCAGACCAAGGACTTCAAAGTGACCTTGGGTACTCCTGTTGATACAACTACTAACGACTAA